A genomic window from Solanum stenotomum isolate F172 chromosome 10, ASM1918654v1, whole genome shotgun sequence includes:
- the LOC125878501 gene encoding peroxidase 45-like, which produces MDRLISRSQFLHLILLLLLLLSIVSNKSCINAQLHRDFYRNSCPNVESIVRSAVEQKYRQTIVTAAATLRLFFHDCFIQGCDASIILRSSGNNTAEKDHPDNISLAGDGYDTVIKAKAAVDNVPACKNKVSCADILAMATRDVVALAGGPHYAVELGRRDGRVSSQNSVPNNLPHSEFHLKKLLPMFASRGLSIRHLIALSGAHTLGFSHCNQFSSRIYSFNSKRKVDPTIDQVYAKELQEMCPQNASPGVVIPLDPDTPQVFDNMYFKNLQRGKGLFTSDQTLYTKRGSRNIVNLFASNKTAFERVFIAAMTKLGRFGVKTGNLGEIRKDCAVVN; this is translated from the exons ATGGATAGGTTGATCAGTAGAAGTCAGTTTCTTCACTTaatccttctccttcttcttctactcTCTATCGTGTCCAATAAAAGTTGTATTAATGCTCAGCTCCATCGCGATTTTTATCGGAATTCGTGTCCGAACGTAGAGTCCATCGTCCGATCAGCAGTTGAACAGAAGTACAGACAGACCATTGTTACAGCAGCTGCAACTCTTAGACTCTTCTTCCATGATTGTTTTATTCag GGTTGTGATGCTTCGATCATACTGAGATCCTCAGGAAATAACACAGCAGAAAAGGATCATCCAGACAATATATCACTTGCTGGAGATGGATATGACACTGTTATTAAAGCTAAAGCTGCAGTTGATAATGTTCCTGCTTGCAAGAACAAAGTATCATGTGCTGATATTTTAGCCATGGCTACTAGAGATGTTGTTGCATTG GCAGGAGGACCACATTATGCTGTTGAATTAGGAAGAAGGGATGGCAGAGTTTCTTCACAAAATAGTGTACCTAACAATTTACCTCACTCTGAGTTTCACTTGAAGAAGCTCCTTCCTATGTTTGCCTCTCGTGGTCTCTCTATCAGACATTTGATTGCCCTCTCTG GAGCACATACACTAGGATTTTCACATTGCAACCAGTTCTCAAGCAGGATATACAGCTTTAACAGCAAACGCAAGGTTGATCCAACAATTGATCAAGTCTATGCTAAGGAACTCCAAGAAATGTGCCCACAGAATGCATCTCCTGGAGTAGTTATCCCCTTAGATCCAGATACCCCTCAAGTTTTCGATAACATGTATTTCAAGAATCTTCAGAGGGGGAAAGGGTTGTTCACTTCAGACCAGACACTGTATACTAAAAGGGGATCAAGGAATATAGTCAATTTGTTTGCATCAAACAAGACAGCTTTTGAAAGGGTCTTCATTGCTGCCATGACAAAGCTTGGAAGGTTCGGGGTCAAAACTGGAAATCTTGGTGAAATTCGAAAAGATTGTGCTGTAGTGAACTAA
- the LOC125878484 gene encoding ubiquitin carboxyl-terminal hydrolase 18-like, whose product MHVAVDLNSYLQFVLTAIAVVVTLLYLVKSTASKYFVVDDDSNFESSASPTAGFGDRRMDPATPEGCAVCSNVTKKQCSRCKMVKYCSEACQRSHWNSGHKFKCKDLQLSGKGSSLQGRKSSAVSLTHASGTSKILDHSKKVLFPYEEFLELFNWDSPGFPPCGLLNCGNSCFANVVLQCLTYTKPLVAYLLEKGHLRECRRNGWCFLCEFQHHVERASRSQQPFSPINILSRLPNIGGNLGYGKQEDAHEFMRFAIDMMQSVCLDEFGGEKAVPPNTQETTLIQHIFGGHLQSQVICTECSNVSNQFENMMDLTVEIHGDAESLEECLDQFTAREWLDGDNLYKCDGCNDYVKAWKRLMVRRAPNILTIALKRFQSGRFGKLNKRVTFPETLDLHPYMSETGDGNDIYKLYAVIVHVDMLNASFFGHYICYIKDFRGSWYRIDDCKVVNVDLDEVLSQGAYMLLYSRIYPRRTSVFPLGPLEKEDQDTLKVEDKPGSTDQHVECLSETGSPATVVNSFSAPTLNGSESKIIGDKEELFSLTNPEDRMEDQEVDFVASSHVQQELQDVKPYTAAIGTSFPRVVSSSSFGGSFSAEADIQECETISPVSDSKDDTEPCQRTTNDCLLNSSFKEDSVATNGEILDDASSSASKFGGISDNEKLQNSSEMPNIANQKEKKSSHGIHNVVLKSHGGSFSGAKSKPLFSPGFLGKRPLNQCAKKDVSRKVCNSTLNGLTNACTKPELSGENHMDMDDQDTNVEIKNSESSNVSIEQAAISLNETNHL is encoded by the exons ATGCATGTAGCAGTGGATCTGAATTCCTACTTGCAATTTGTATTGACGGCCATAGCCGTCGTAGTTACACTACTTTACCTTGTTAAGAGCACCGCTTCTAAGTACTTTGTCGTTGACGACGACTCTAATTTTGAGTCTTCTGCTTCGCCGACGGCCGGTTTTGGTGATCGCAGAATGGACCCGGCAACGCCGGAAGGTTGCGCCGTATGCAGTAATGTCACCAAAAAACAATGCTCTCGTTGCAAGATGGTTAAGTACTG CTCTGAAGCTTGCCAGAGATCTCATTGGAACTCAGGGCACAAATTTAAATGCAAGGATTTACAGTTATCTGGGAAAGGCAGTTCTTTGCAAGGGAGGAAATCTTCTGCTGTTTCACTGACTCATGCTAGTGGAACCTCTAAGATTCTAGACCATTCGAAGAAG GTACTTTTCCCATATGAGGAATTCTTGGAACTCTTTAACTGGGATAGCCCAGGTTTCCCACCTTGTGGGCTCCTTAATTGTGGAAACAG TTGCTTTGCTAATGTGGTTCTACAATGTCTGACATATACTAAGCCACTTGTTGCCTACTTGTTGGAGAAAGGCCATCTGAGAGAAT GTAGGCGGAATGGTTGGTGCTTCCTTTGTGAATTTCAACACCATGTAGAACGGGCTAGTCGGAGTCAGCAGCCCTTCTCACCAATCAACATACTTTCACGGTTGCCTAATATTGGTGGTAATCTTGGGTATGGTAAGCAGGAAGATGCCCATGAATTTATGAG GTTTGCTATTGACATGATGCAGTCTGTGTGCCTTGATGAATTCGGTGGAGAGAAGGCTGTTCCTCCTAACACACAGGAGACAACACTTATTCAGCACATATTTGGTGGTCACCTGCAATCTCag GTCATATGTACAGAATGCAGTAATGTTTCAAATCAGTTTGAAAATATGATGGATCTGACAGTAGAGATTCATGGGGATGCTGAATCTTTGGAGGAGTGCTTAGATCAATTCACAGCAAGAGAATGGCTTGATGGAGATAACTTGTATAAATGTGATGG ATGCAATGACTATGTCAAAGCATGGAAGCGCCTAATGGTTAGGAGGGCACCAAATATCTTAACAATTGCCTTGAAAAGGTTTCAG AGTGGTAGGTTTGGCAAATTAAATAAGAGAGTGACTTTCCCTGAAACACTAGATCTCCATCCGTACATGAGTGAAACAGGAGACGGCAATGATATTTACAAGCTATATGCAGTTATTGTTCATGTGGATATGTTGAATGCGTCATTTTTCGGCCATTACATATGCTATATCAAGGATTTTCGTGGAAGTTGGTACCGGATCGATGACTGCAAG GTGGTTAATGTTGATTTGGATGAAGTGCTTTCTCAAGGAGCATACATGCTCTTATATAGCAG GATCTACCCTCGGCGAACATCCGTATTTCCTCTTGGACCTTTAGAGAAAGAAGACCAAGATACACTTAAAGTGGAAGACAAACCGGGTTCCACAGACCAACATGTTGAATGTCTCAGTGAAACGGGGTCTCCGGCTACAGTTGTTAATTCTTTTTCAGCGCCAACTCTTAATGGTTCAGAATCTAAGATCATTGGGGACAAAGAGGAGCTATTCTCCTTGACCAACCCCGAGGACAGAATGGAGGATCAGGAGGTAGATTTTGTGGCAAGTTCTCATGTCCAGCAGGAGCTGCAGGATGTTAAACCATACACTGCAGCTATAGGAACTTCTTTCCCTAGAGTGGTATCCAGTAGTTCCTTTGGGGGTAGTTTTTCGGCTGAAGCTGACATTCAAGAATGTGAAACAATATCCCCTGTTTCTGACAGTAAAGATGATACTGAACCATGTCAAAGAACCACCAATGACTGTCTTTTGAATTCTTCTTTTAAGGAGGATTCTGTAGCTACAAATGGTGAAATTCTGGATGATGCTTCATCCTCTGCGTCAAAATTTGGGGGCATCTCAGACAATGAGAAGTTACAAAATTCTTCTGAAATGCCAAACATAGCTAaccagaaagaaaaaaaatcatctcaTGGAATCCACAATGTGGTCCTGAAATCACATGGAGGGAGTTTCTCTGGAGCAAAGTCGAAGCCACTGTTTTCCCCTGGGTTTCTTGGGAAACGTCCATTGAACCAATGTGCCAAGAAAGATGTCTCACGGAAAGTTTGCAATAGCACACTTAATGGTCTGACAAATGCCTGTACCAAGCCTGAATTGTCTGGTGAAAACCACATGGATATGGATGACCAAGATACTAATGTGGAAATAAAAAATTCCGAGTCTAGTAATGTGTCAATTGAACAAGCTGCAATTTCTCTTAATGAGACTAACCATTTGTAA